ACCGGGCGCCCAGTAAACGGCGTTGGCCGCGATCTCGCACCTGTTCAATCCATAAATGGAGTGCTCATCATGGTCGAACCGAATCAAACCCAGCGGAAGAACGCGGAATCGGCTGCCCCGAGCTGTTCGCCGTGTCGGGGCCAGCCCATAAGGTTGGAGTTATCCGAGGCCCAGGCCCTTCTGAATCAGCTTGATGGTTGGGAACTCGACGAGTCGGCCCAGCGGATTAAAAGGCAGTGGCGGATGGCGGATTTCGTTTCTGCCCTGAAATTTTTCAATCAGGTGGGAGAGATTGCTGAATCGCTGGACCATCATCCCGATTTGCATCTCGAGCGCTACCGCCACGTGCGGATTGAAATCTGGACACACTCCGCGGGAGGTTTAACGCAAGCCGACTTTCACCTGGCCAGCCGGATCGATGAACTCGCCCGCACGCTCGGGATTTCGTGAAGCCGTCTCCAAGTTCACCAGCCGGCCATCAGAGCGGCGGATCGGTCACTCCCGCGTTTCATTCGGGATCTTTGGACTGGAGCGTATGAACTTCAGTGAGTCGAGGCGGATTTCCGCATTGGAGGTTGTGCACGGGTCGAGCCGTAGCTCCGTGACCATTCCACGCCATAGAGGATGTCCCGCAAGATCCAGGCGATAGGTGTGAAGCTGCCCATCCGTGACCACCTCGACTTTCGCGCTGGCCTCCTCGCGGAAGGGGGCATTGGGCGGACACCAGAAAATCTGCAGGATGTCGCGAGCCTTCGGAGAGCGAATCGCCATTCGGATTTCCATCCCGGAAAACTCGCTTGCCCGCAGTTTGGTTGTCGTTTGCAGGGCTGGGTCATCGCTGGTGGATTGGGTAGTAAGGCAGCCCTCTTTCACGACAGGGGGTGTCAGTCCCATCATCGCCGACCAGCCTTCGGTGTCACCGGCTGTGACGAAGTCCCACTCGGTGCGAACCGGTGGTTCCTCCACAGTGGTGAATTCCGGCAACGGCAAGCCCACGTCCTCCGGACCGAAATTCCGTGGCGCGGGGCTGTCGGGACAGAAAACGCGGCGGATGGCTTCCAGGTGGCCGAATCCATATTTCTTGTGCGGTTCGCAGAAAGAACCCTCGCCAAACTCGTTCCAGGCCTCAACGAGGAGCACTTTGGGTTGACCCGTCTCATCCACAAATTGTTTGGCCTGGCGGAGGTGGGCCTCAAACGCTTCTGGCGTGCAATCAGTGAGGACGAGGGCCCGATCCCCGTGCCACGGACGGGAATCCCAGCCCGCACTCACAGGCGTGATCACCGGCATGAGTCCGGCCTCGGCAAGCGGCCGCCACCAGAGCGTGTTGTAGTTTCGCGCGACTTCGGCAAAGGGCACCCAACTTCGGCCCTCGATCCCGCATGAAGGCCAGTTGTACCCGGTGACGGCATCAAATCCCATCTCCTTCATTTCCTTGAGGACGCCGGGGGTGCCGCATCCCGCCACAAGAATCTTCCCCACGCCCGCCTCCTCCGTCATGCGGTGCCACAGATCGATGGCCTGACGCGTTCCCTCGATCCCCAAGTCCCGTTTGAGGGAATGAACAGAAAAGATCACGAGCAACGGCCGGCCGTCAATTTTAAAATATTCGGGACGCCGGAAATAATTTTCTATCCAGTATTGGCACACGCGTCGGTTATCCTCCGCGCTGTGTTCACCGGGACCGAAGTGATTCGCCCAGAGCAGGCAAAACTTGAGAAGGTTGCGATACCGGGATTGGAGGTAGCCGTCATGAAGGGCATGATTGAGCCGCTGCTCTCCCTGTCGCCAGTACCAGTCGTAACAGAAAAAAGTGATCCCGTGTTCCACGGCCCACTTGATTTGCCAGTCGATCACCTCGGGGAGTCCTTCTCGGTAAAAGCCTAGCACCGGCCGGCGTTCAGGAAACGTCACCAGCGGAAGCCACGAGGCTGGACGCCCCCAACCGGGAAAATAGTAAACGCCCACTTCATATGGCCCACGGATCGGCTGCGGGGGCGGAACGTATTCCGCTTTCGGAAGGTGCAGCTCCGGCAGAAACGTCTCCACGCACTCTGATTGCAGCGCAACGGGGTGGGTGACGAGAAGTTTCAGCCGGCACTCGCCTT
This is a stretch of genomic DNA from Thermogutta terrifontis. It encodes these proteins:
- a CDS encoding 4a-hydroxytetrahydrobiopterin dehydratase, which produces MVEPNQTQRKNAESAAPSCSPCRGQPIRLELSEAQALLNQLDGWELDESAQRIKRQWRMADFVSALKFFNQVGEIAESLDHHPDLHLERYRHVRIEIWTHSAGGLTQADFHLASRIDELARTLGIS
- a CDS encoding glycoside hydrolase family 99-like domain-containing protein; protein product: MMAVRCARWLFTILSLGSLVIASGVSAANGEEVLREWNFDEPGNLQGWSPGGHLRDTQVAEGVLRTTVVDWDPILVHEVFDPPLATTPTQVIEIRLWAPRDGTAEFFWTNTTKTQYGGFSPEKHTPFHVSAGWHTYRVRPFWQAEGQLLRLRFDLPGLQGGQEPAEYRIDFIHIIELGSRAQPVAPDWTFRDNPAGWSIEGDGKLWVDEDGLHVVLPPGSRLVAPPVEVTEVMAFAAFQMAVEEPGMARLIWASGKVNGLQSQEFPLTPGKAPRVYNVPLAGAKGWQPPIVYLGLEATAEKPVHLRIRWFKLTEEPAGPADLEIRNFFIKSALPRVGQTCDVVAQITNRGGEMVPAVRAKLILPDGVELTEPASAEQATGPIDYGDMRSLVWRVKSHREGECRLKLLVTHPVALQSECVETFLPELHLPKAEYVPPPQPIRGPYEVGVYYFPGWGRPASWLPLVTFPERRPVLGFYREGLPEVIDWQIKWAVEHGITFFCYDWYWRQGEQRLNHALHDGYLQSRYRNLLKFCLLWANHFGPGEHSAEDNRRVCQYWIENYFRRPEYFKIDGRPLLVIFSVHSLKRDLGIEGTRQAIDLWHRMTEEAGVGKILVAGCGTPGVLKEMKEMGFDAVTGYNWPSCGIEGRSWVPFAEVARNYNTLWWRPLAEAGLMPVITPVSAGWDSRPWHGDRALVLTDCTPEAFEAHLRQAKQFVDETGQPKVLLVEAWNEFGEGSFCEPHKKYGFGHLEAIRRVFCPDSPAPRNFGPEDVGLPLPEFTTVEEPPVRTEWDFVTAGDTEGWSAMMGLTPPVVKEGCLTTQSTSDDPALQTTTKLRASEFSGMEIRMAIRSPKARDILQIFWCPPNAPFREEASAKVEVVTDGQLHTYRLDLAGHPLWRGMVTELRLDPCTTSNAEIRLDSLKFIRSSPKIPNETRE